In Parasteatoda tepidariorum isolate YZ-2023 chromosome 2, CAS_Ptep_4.0, whole genome shotgun sequence, one DNA window encodes the following:
- the LOC107437278 gene encoding solute carrier family 35 member G1-like — translation MQRNSKSFDVPPLEPKIEQVVPPKKNKFSVFKGLIFAMLSGVFYSSAAVIVKQMKSLHPGQLAVYRFVAILAISLPEAVKCRKELFGPKDYRFLLVLRGIFGATNLFLNFLAFRYLPLGEAAVIIFSVPVFVTVAARIFLKEPCGMFQSITVVLTVIGIIFTAKIPSRLSSNPVVYSKEFIYGIIAAVASLLFSTCRFIVLRKVKSVHHAIIMFNFGWVAVIETASLTALIGTFQWHECGLQGLFIILLGLFSYAGQTLLTMALQCELAGPVSTMRAASDIVLAFLWQTFLFHDIPDIFSIVGAVLVGFSVVFVGLKKWVSSLPEDSSKLKYLKWMTK, via the coding sequence ATGCAGCGGAACAGCAAATCATTTGACGTTCCACCTTTGGAGCCAAAAATTGAACAAGTGGTACcaccaaagaaaaataaattctcagtTTTCAAAGGACTTATTTTTGCCATGTTATCGGGCGTGTTTTACTCATCAGCTGCTGTTATAGTCAAACAGATGAAAAGCTTACATCCTGGCCAGCTAGCAGTTTACCGTTTCGTGGCAATCCTAGCAATATCTCTACCAGAAGCTGTCAAATGCCGTAAAGAACTTTTTGGTCCAAAAGATTATCGTTTCCTTCTCGTTCTTAGAGGCATATTCGGTGCAACGAATCTTTTCCTCAATTTTTTAGCCTTCCGATACTTACCTTTAGGTGAGGCAGCTGTAATTATATTCAGTGTTCCTGTTTTTGTCACGGTGGCTGCGAGAATCTTTCTAAAAGAACCTTGTGGAATGTTCCAGTCCATAACAGTCGTCCTCACAGTAATTGGTATAATATTCACAGCCAAAATCCCATCTCGTCTTTCAAGCAATCCCGTTGTGTATTCAAAAGAGTTTATCTACGGCATCATCGCAGCAGTTGCTTCACTTCTCTTCAGCACTTGCAGATTCATTGTCCTTCGTAAAGTTAAAAGTGTTCATCATGCCATTATAATGTTCAACTTTGGATGGGTGGCTGTTATAGAAACTGCCTCGCTTACAGCTCTCATTGGAACTTTCCAATGGCACGAATGTGGCTTGCAAGGTCTGTTTATCATTCTCCTTGGCTTATTCAGCTATGCCGGGCAGACTTTATTGACTATGGCCTTACAGTGCGAATTAGCAGGTCCAGTATCCACCATGAGAGCTGCTTCTGACATAGTTTTGGCATTCCTCTGGCAGACGTTCCTATTTCATGACATTCCTGATATTTTCAGTATTGTTGGTGCTGTTTTGGTTGGATTTTCAGTTGTCTTTGTTGGGTTAAAGAAATGGGTATCCTCTTTACCCGAGGATTCTTcgaagcttaaatatttaaagtggatGACTAAGTAA